The following are encoded in a window of Ricinus communis isolate WT05 ecotype wild-type chromosome 4, ASM1957865v1, whole genome shotgun sequence genomic DNA:
- the LOC8286538 gene encoding uncharacterized protein LOC8286538 isoform X1 gives MADQGGNSLIRDYRKGNWTVSETMVLIEAKRMDDERRMKRSSDSEGRSKPAELRWKWVEDYCWRKGCLRSQNQCNDKWDNLMRDYKKVRDYERRIAENGDENEALSYWKLEKNERKDKNLPSNMLLQVYEALVGVVERKGSQKMVTVTTSAGGSASNPNITYVMERPITSVHPPLPPLLQHQVSVSVPVLHPRLPPPPPPQVQASPSLSYSQPLPAMCNIGSDSDTSGHSDSPAKRRRRRRGGGGGGGEASSGGSGSTSQEVGSAISKSASIIAEAIQACEERKERRHRDLLSLHERKLKVEESKTEINRQCISGLVDAINNLANSIFALASHKNQSTPK, from the exons ATGGCTGATCAAGGCGGGAATAGCTTGATAAGGGACTACAGGAAGGGAAATTGGACAGTGAGTGAGACAATGGTGTTGATTGAGGCAAAAAGAATGGATGATGAGAGAAGAATGAAGAGAAGTAGTGACAGTGAAGGAAGAAGTAAACCAGCAGAGCTTAGATGGAAATGGGTTGAGGATTATTGCTGGAGAAAAGGATGTTTAAGGAGCCAAAACCAGTGCAACGACAAGTGGGATAATCTCATGAGAGATTACAAGAAAGTGAGAGATTATGAAAGAAGAATAGCTGAGAACGGAGATGAGAATGAAGCTTTATCCTATTGGAAACTTGAAAAGAATGAGAGAAAAGACAAAAACTTGCCTAGCAATATGTTACTTCAGGTTTATGAAGCTTTGGTGGGGGTGGTGGAGAGGAAGGGAAGCCAAAAAATGGTGACTGTGACTACTAGTGCTGGTGGGTCAGCTTCCAATCCAAATATTACCTATGTGATGGAAAGACCTATTACTAGTGTTCATCCTCCGTTGCCTCCCCTTCTGCAACATCAAGTCTCAGTTTCAGTTCCTGTATTACATCCACGACTACCCCCACCACCACCGCCACAAGTGCAAGCATCTCCTTCTCTTTCATATTCTCAGCCATTGCCAGCA ATGTGTAATATTGGCTCAGATTCTGACACAAGTGGGCATTCAGACTCACCGGCaaagaggaggaggaggaggagaggaggaggaggaggcgGAGGAGAAGCAAGCAGTGGCGGGAGTGGAAGCACATCACAAGAAGTGGGAAGTGCAATCTCTAAAAGCGCTTCTATAATTGCAGAAGCCATTCAGGCCTGCGAGGAGAGGAAAGAGAGAAGACACAGAGATCTCTTGAGTTTGCATGAGAGAAAACTTAAAGTGGAGGAATCTAAGACTGAGATTAACAGGCAATGCATCAGTGGTTTGGTTGATGCCATTAACAATCTTGCTAATTCAATCTTTGCTTTGGCTTCCCATAAGAACCAATCAACTCCTAAATAA
- the LOC8286538 gene encoding trihelix transcription factor GTL1 isoform X2: MADQGGNSLIRDYRKGNWTVSETMVLIEAKRMDDERRMKRSSDSEGRSKPAELRWKWVEDYCWRKGCLRSQNQCNDKWDNLMRDYKKVRDYERRIAENGDENEALSYWKLEKNERKDKNLPSNMLLQVYEALVGVVERKGSQKMVTVTTSAGGSASNPNITYVMERPITSVHPPLPPLLQHQVSVSVPVLHPRLPPPPPPQVQASPSLSYSQPLPAVDSDTSGHSDSPAKRRRRRRGGGGGGGEASSGGSGSTSQEVGSAISKSASIIAEAIQACEERKERRHRDLLSLHERKLKVEESKTEINRQCISGLVDAINNLANSIFALASHKNQSTPK, encoded by the exons ATGGCTGATCAAGGCGGGAATAGCTTGATAAGGGACTACAGGAAGGGAAATTGGACAGTGAGTGAGACAATGGTGTTGATTGAGGCAAAAAGAATGGATGATGAGAGAAGAATGAAGAGAAGTAGTGACAGTGAAGGAAGAAGTAAACCAGCAGAGCTTAGATGGAAATGGGTTGAGGATTATTGCTGGAGAAAAGGATGTTTAAGGAGCCAAAACCAGTGCAACGACAAGTGGGATAATCTCATGAGAGATTACAAGAAAGTGAGAGATTATGAAAGAAGAATAGCTGAGAACGGAGATGAGAATGAAGCTTTATCCTATTGGAAACTTGAAAAGAATGAGAGAAAAGACAAAAACTTGCCTAGCAATATGTTACTTCAGGTTTATGAAGCTTTGGTGGGGGTGGTGGAGAGGAAGGGAAGCCAAAAAATGGTGACTGTGACTACTAGTGCTGGTGGGTCAGCTTCCAATCCAAATATTACCTATGTGATGGAAAGACCTATTACTAGTGTTCATCCTCCGTTGCCTCCCCTTCTGCAACATCAAGTCTCAGTTTCAGTTCCTGTATTACATCCACGACTACCCCCACCACCACCGCCACAAGTGCAAGCATCTCCTTCTCTTTCATATTCTCAGCCATTGCCAGCAGTAG ATTCTGACACAAGTGGGCATTCAGACTCACCGGCaaagaggaggaggaggaggagaggaggaggaggaggcgGAGGAGAAGCAAGCAGTGGCGGGAGTGGAAGCACATCACAAGAAGTGGGAAGTGCAATCTCTAAAAGCGCTTCTATAATTGCAGAAGCCATTCAGGCCTGCGAGGAGAGGAAAGAGAGAAGACACAGAGATCTCTTGAGTTTGCATGAGAGAAAACTTAAAGTGGAGGAATCTAAGACTGAGATTAACAGGCAATGCATCAGTGGTTTGGTTGATGCCATTAACAATCTTGCTAATTCAATCTTTGCTTTGGCTTCCCATAAGAACCAATCAACTCCTAAATAA